From Bacteroidota bacterium:
AAAAAACAAATTACCCTCTTAAGAGGGTCGATCATGATTTTATCATGATTGGGGTGTGTAAAACACTGGCTCAGCACAACCAATATCTATTCCTTATACCGAGCAGGAGTGTTCAGAAAAACCCATTAATCCTATGGCCGTGGGAGATCTCGTCAAATGCGCGGCGGTGAGAGAGTTATTTGATGGGCGGCCTTTGGTGTCCTTTTTAAGCGCGTAAAAAGGACGTAAATAGTTCTTTCAAATAACCAGGGCATCCCCGTTAAGATGTGCGTACGTTCACTTTTTGCTTGCCCAAAATAGCGAACCCCCAAAAGGGCACCATCAAATAGAGGCGCGCTTTTGTAGCCATTCGCTCACGCCTTCCTGAACTTCATTCAGGAAAACGTTCGATAAAAGCCGCCACGCATTTGGCAGACGTCCTTCTCACCATATATCCAGAATAAGAGGTTTGCATGCCAAGTTGAGAATTTTCTGCGCACCCTGACCCTTTGGAAAGTATCACACCTCAATGTTGTGTATCAACCAGCGCCTCCACTCGCGCTGGATGACAAATTGAAAACTAGTCAATTTCCCATTCAGGAATTAAGCCACATCATTGCAATCAATTGTAGAAGTCGTACAGGCTAAACGAACCCCAATACTTGAAGTAGAAATAGTAAAGGGGCATGATCAAGATAAGCCCATCAATACGATCAAGCACACCGCCATGACCCGGCAACACATTGCCAGAGTCTTTCACACCAAACAGTCGCTTCAACCGGCTCTCTACCAAATCACCTACTTGTCCGCCAATTCCACCGATAATAGCACAAGCAATAGCGTCTTGCCAGCTAAACAACGAAAACAGAAAGAGCTTGAATAGTATCGCAGCAACCAGCGCCCCGGCAAATCCACCCAGGCTGCCTTCCCAGGTCTTTTTCGGGGAGATGGCAGGCGCCAGTGGTCTTTTACCAAATGCCTTCCCTGTGAAATAGGCAAGGGAGTCGGTTACCCAGACGATGAGCAACAACCCGACAATCAATAAAAACCCCAAATACGAATCAGATGAGATCACATAGCTTCGCAGATGCAGGGCAAACGAGAACATCCAGGCCGGGTACACAAGTCCGGCAACCATCCAGGACAGTTTTTGCCAGTTGTCTGTACTTTTGCCATCAAACGTATCATACGTAATCAGACCAATCAGGGAGAGCAGCAGCATCCATTCAAACTGACGCTGTATTTCCAGTCGCAGTACCACAACTATCCCCAACATCAAACCTATAAACAGATGCCGGCCTTTGAGGCCCACCATGTCGTAAAACTCCTTTTGGGCCCCCAGAACGAGTACAACGACAAGGCCGGCAAACCACCAACTGCCGAGGTATGTCAACCCACCAACAATCGGAATACCCACCAGGGCCGTGAGCAGGCGCTTGGTCAAATTAGACATATACTTTACACCAGATTAACAGCAAATCGGTGTCTTACACTTGATGGGTTTAAGGTTTAACATTGCAGGTTTAAGGTGCTTTTTATTTAAACCTACACCTTAATCGTCGTCCTCATCACGCTCTTCATCATCCTCGTCAAAAGGACTGGCGGAGAGGGCTGCCTGCTCGAGTTCTTCGTCGGAAAGTGGGGCTTCCTGCAGCAAGGCTTTGGCCTGCTGTTCGTGTTCTTCGGGCACCATCACCTTAATCTGGGCCATGTCGCCCAGGGTGAGGTTGTAGGCATGGTCGCGCTTGTTGAGGATAACAGCCGGGATGTCTTCGTTGCGCAAGCGATCGCGCACGAGGCCAGCCTCATAATCGAGTCCGGTTCTGAATACCGTTTTCCACTTGTCGAACCTGCGGTTCTCCATAATTAGCGTCGTTTAGCGTGTTAGGAAACTACTGGCGCAGCGTTGCCGGCTGCCCCAATCCTGTCCCGCGCAATCTTTTCCATCATGTATAAGACGGCGGCCAAGATAAGAAAACCAGCGATTAATGCCGGCACAGGCACCTGCATGCGCTCCAATTCTTCGAGGGTGACGTCGCTTTGCCCTGATAAATAGATACCAAGACATACGGCAAACGCATTGTTGGCAAAGTGAATGATAATTGCCAGCCACAGCGAGCCAGAGCGCCAGGTGATGTAGGCAAGGTAAATCCCGATCACAGAAAGCGGAATCACCTGCGTAAACCGTAGGTGGAAAAAACCAAAAATGACGCCAATCAAAACGATGGCCGGCAACACGCCCATGGCGCGTTCAAACTGTCGCTGGAGGTAGCCACGGAAGAGAATTTCTTCGCAGATGGCCGGCGTGAGCGCCATAACAGCGAGGCTAAACACGAGCCCCAGATCCTGTTGCAGCACTTGCTCGATCAGCTCCAACTGCGACTCTTCCAATTGCCGGATGGCATCAGGCAAAGGAATTTGTGCGTTCAGGTTGCCTAACCACCAGGCAATGGGTGTGAGTCCGACGAGGCCAAAGACCGAGAGCCCAACCAGCGACCAGTTGGGCGTACGGAAGCGTAGGAACGCCCACTTTTTGCGGGAGTGCCAGCCGGCGATAATGAGAAACGGCAGCGCAAGTGCGAGGACTTGTCCGATTGTATTGGCAATCAGCAGCGGTTTTGCATTCTCAGCGATGACCGTCTCCAGCGAGTTGAGCACTTCCATTGGAGGAATGCCCTGCGCCATAAGAATGCCGAAGGTGGCGATGGGGCCGACGATAAAATGAAAGAGGATCAGTGCCAGGAAAATCCCAAAAAGCGCGGTGAGCCAGGGCGGAAATTGCTGGCGCTCGATGAGACCATTGAGTGGAATAGCGCCATCGGGCTGCTCCCAGGCATCGGACAGCGAAGCATATTGAGGTCGGGGTGGGGTATCAGCGCGCAGCTCGGTTTCCATGTGTTGCTATTCGTGATCTCGTGTTTTTGTACTTCCGTGTTTCCGGGTATTGGTGTTTTCGTTGGCACCAACCTGGGTCTAACGCCTGCTGAACGACGCACGGCGCAAAATTGGACGCGCTCAGCACGAATCTCCAAACGACATCGGTGAATACAGTCTCAATTCTACGTATTGTACCAAGCATCTGTCGCGAAGTTTGCCGGCAGGTAATTACCAGATCGATCGCCGAGCAGGAATTTAAACACGTTATGACGAAAAAACGAAAACACCGAAACACAAATTCGTCGGAACAAGCCGGCGAATAAGTCATTTCTTGCTCTCCAAACGCGCTTGTAGCTCAGATGGATAGAGCGTTGGTTTCCGGTACCAAAGGCCGGGGGTTCGACTCCTCCCAAGCGCGCGGAGTTAAAAAGGTGTCCCAGTAGGGATGCCTTTTTTCGTTTCACCAGGTTTTGGATGGCAAAAAACTAACCGCGTACGCACAACCCGCTTGCAGGACATCCACCCATTGTATATCCCCTCGGCCCTTCGTATCGTACCCCCTCCCTACCAATCAGACCAACACAGCCATGCCCTACCCAGCCTCCATTTTCCAGGGATGCGCGCCGGCCATTATGACCCCCTGCAACGCACACGGCCGGCCCGACTTTGACGAACTTGTCCGCGTGGCGGAAATCCTGGTTGCAAAAGGCATGAAAGCCGTCATTTGGGCCGGCTCGATGGGCGGGTGGCCCAACCTTAGTCTGCCAGATCGCAAAGAAGGTGTGCGCCGGCTCGTAGAAGCTGGTATCTCGGTAATTGTCGGTACAGGGCACCAGAATCCGCTGGTATCAATTGAGATCGCCGATCATGCGCGCGAAGTAGGTGCAGCCGGACTGATGATCATTCCAAGACAGAGCTCACGCGTAGCCTGTGAGCCGGCACAATATGCGCACTTCTGCGCCATCCTTGAAGCCGCCGGCAAATTGCCGTGTGTGGTTTACAATAGCAAGTACTATGGCTTC
This genomic window contains:
- a CDS encoding type II CAAX endopeptidase family protein, producing the protein METELRADTPPRPQYASLSDAWEQPDGAIPLNGLIERQQFPPWLTALFGIFLALILFHFIVGPIATFGILMAQGIPPMEVLNSLETVIAENAKPLLIANTIGQVLALALPFLIIAGWHSRKKWAFLRFRTPNWSLVGLSVFGLVGLTPIAWWLGNLNAQIPLPDAIRQLEESQLELIEQVLQQDLGLVFSLAVMALTPAICEEILFRGYLQRQFERAMGVLPAIVLIGVIFGFFHLRFTQVIPLSVIGIYLAYITWRSGSLWLAIIIHFANNAFAVCLGIYLSGQSDVTLEELERMQVPVPALIAGFLILAAVLYMMEKIARDRIGAAGNAAPVVS
- a CDS encoding phosphatidate cytidylyltransferase, giving the protein MSNLTKRLLTALVGIPIVGGLTYLGSWWFAGLVVVLVLGAQKEFYDMVGLKGRHLFIGLMLGIVVVLRLEIQRQFEWMLLLSLIGLITYDTFDGKSTDNWQKLSWMVAGLVYPAWMFSFALHLRSYVISSDSYLGFLLIVGLLLIVWVTDSLAYFTGKAFGKRPLAPAISPKKTWEGSLGGFAGALVAAILFKLFLFSLFSWQDAIACAIIGGIGGQVGDLVESRLKRLFGVKDSGNVLPGHGGVLDRIDGLILIMPLYYFYFKYWGSFSLYDFYN
- a CDS encoding DUF2007 domain-containing protein, which translates into the protein MENRRFDKWKTVFRTGLDYEAGLVRDRLRNEDIPAVILNKRDHAYNLTLGDMAQIKVMVPEEHEQQAKALLQEAPLSDEELEQAALSASPFDEDDEERDEDDD